The following coding sequences are from one Bombus terrestris chromosome 14, iyBomTerr1.2, whole genome shotgun sequence window:
- the LOC100649076 gene encoding protein bric-a-brac 2-like: MREETVLSLKWHSFPSHLAVSLDTCYEKQQFVDLSLVCKDGTILKCHKMVLANSSSFFRRLLVANDHPHPMIILHDIEADDLKTIINFMYCGEIQVVQSEVRRLLKLAEILEVTGLRHIQTSVLVGESNNAFHDTSRKTTTVSRLKIEETKGLPTKTVPDHDPNSNKPQNKTVSQSTKLPSSTHLHKSRNKIPLDATKKSEEGNINLLSQRLDTGRSGISIVDINDMPSTSRGISNPPPQKRKESSEPVISWPHVLSAISKDKSLPLKKLCIMDEVEITAGKPPTSSQEFQRNEPLDKRKQRTSSESNKSVKYAVYIKDEVDIFETEEDADMDPLEVEEIDNENSETLMGSSQMFPVTNVEQTYYNVGTLSEFPPRKGSNG, from the coding sequence ATGAGGGAAGAGACAGTATTAAGTTTAAAGTGGCATAGTTTTCCGTCGCATTTGGCAGTTTCCCTCGATACATGTTACGAGAAGCAACAGTTTGTAGATCTTTCTTTAGTATGTAAAGACGGAACGATTTTAAAATGTCACAAAATGGTATTGGCCAACTCGAGCTCGTTCTTTCGTCGCCTGCTTGTCGCCAACGATCATCCTCATCCTATGATTATTCTTCACGATATCGAAGCAGATGATCTCAAAACTATCATCAATTTCATGTACTGCGGTGAAATACAAGTGGTTCAAAGTGAGGTTAGAAGGCTGTTGAAATTGGCCGAAATTTTGGAAGTCACCGGACTACGGCATATTCAAACTTCCGTTTTGGTAGGAGAATCGAATAACGCGTTTCATGATACGTCCAGGAAAACGACCACGGTATCTCGCTTAAAaatcgaagaaacgaaaggacTACCTACCAAAACAGTACCTGATCATGATCCTAATAGTAATAAACCACAAAATAAAACGGTCAGTCAATCGACAAAGTTGCCTTCGTCTACTCATCTTCATAAAAGCAGAAATAAAATCCCGTTAGATGCTACCAAAAAAAGTGAAGAgggtaatattaatttattaagtcAACGTTTAGATACAGGGCGCTCTGGAATCAGTATTGTAGACATTAACGACATGCCAAGTACTAGTAGAGGAATTTCCAACCCACCAcctcaaaaaagaaaagagtctTCTGAACCTGTTATTAGTTGGCCTCATGTTCTGTCTGCTATATCAAAAGATAAATCTTTGCCtttgaaaaaattatgtattatgGATGAAGTTGAAATTACAGCTGGAAAACCACCTACAAGTAGTCAAGAGTTTCAGAGAAATGAACCTTTAGATAAAAGGAAACAAAGGACTAGTTCGGAGAGCAACAAATCTGTGAAGTATGCGGTTTATATCAAAGATGAAGTAGATATATTTGAAACGGAAGAAGATGCGGACATGGACCCCCTTGAAGTTGAAGAAATTGACAATGAAAATTCTGAGACACTTATGGGATCATCCCAAATGTTTCCTGTTACAAATGTGGAACAGACATATTATAACGTAGGGACGCTTTCTGAGTTTCCCCCAAGAAAGGGATCCAACGgttaa
- the LOC100646522 gene encoding tetratricopeptide repeat protein 12 isoform X3 has product MDQIVHHNKLGEKIAKGEQIMDNLMVDKHVTEEEFQNFMHRVTEVEKVVKKLASTDPEEQKHGQILADEILGKRLEKDICEDTELEIRINRTVINKRSVNENSTQEQMCRGEAFMKSVEKDAKERAENRKIRNERAETLKTIGNGAFKEKNYEKALGLFERALADCEWALKVNNTNLKALLNSAKCYKQLGDEIKYKEYIQLAKERNPHFNKFIDEFEESMDMRVNYQA; this is encoded by the exons ATGGATCAGATAGTACATCATAATAAGCTCGGTGAAAAGATAGCAAAAGGTGAACAAATTATGGACAACTTAATGGTAGATAAACATGTAACTGAGGAAGAATTTCAGAACTTTATGCATCGCGTTACCGAAGTCG aaaaagtTGTGAAAAAGTTGGCGTCTACCGATCCTGAAGAACAGAAGCACGGACAAATATTGGCCGATGAAATTTTGGGAAAACGGTTGGAAAAAGATATATGCGAGGATACCGAGTTAGAAATAAGAATTAATCGTACAGTGATTAACAAACGTTCGGTCAATGAAAATTCAACACAGGAACAAATGTGTAGAGGTG AAGCGTTTATGAAAAGCGTGGAGAAAGATGCGAAAGAAAGAGCAGAGAACCGGAAAATTAGAAACGAACGAGCGGAAACGTTGAAAACAATCGGTAATGGAGCGTTTAAGGAGAAGAACTACGAAAAAGCG CTTGGATTATTCGAAAGAGCTTTAGCCGACTGCGAATGGGCGCTAAAAGTTAATAATACAAACTTGAAAGCCCTCTTAAATAGCGCAAAGTGTTATAAACAACTTGGAGACGAAATCAAATATAAAGAATACATTCAGTTAGCAAAAGAAAGAAATCCACACTTCAACAAATTTATTGAtg aatttgAAGAAAGTATGGACATGCGCGTTAATTATCAAGCCTGA
- the LOC100646522 gene encoding tetratricopeptide repeat protein 12 isoform X2 translates to MDQIVHHNKLGEKIAKGEQIMDNLMVDKHVTEEEFQNFMHRVTEVEKVVKKLASTDPEEQKHGQILADEILGKRLEKDICEDTELEIRINRTVINKRSVNENSTQEQMCREAFMKSVEKDAKERAENRKIRNERAETLKTIGNGAFKEKNYEKAVTYYSKALEQRKDSTVLWNNRALSYIQLGLFERALADCEWALKVNNTNLKALLNSAKCYKQLGDEIKYKEYIQLAKERNPHFNKFIDEFEESMDMRVNYQA, encoded by the exons ATGGATCAGATAGTACATCATAATAAGCTCGGTGAAAAGATAGCAAAAGGTGAACAAATTATGGACAACTTAATGGTAGATAAACATGTAACTGAGGAAGAATTTCAGAACTTTATGCATCGCGTTACCGAAGTCG aaaaagtTGTGAAAAAGTTGGCGTCTACCGATCCTGAAGAACAGAAGCACGGACAAATATTGGCCGATGAAATTTTGGGAAAACGGTTGGAAAAAGATATATGCGAGGATACCGAGTTAGAAATAAGAATTAATCGTACAGTGATTAACAAACGTTCGGTCAATGAAAATTCAACACAGGAACAAATGTGTAGAG AAGCGTTTATGAAAAGCGTGGAGAAAGATGCGAAAGAAAGAGCAGAGAACCGGAAAATTAGAAACGAACGAGCGGAAACGTTGAAAACAATCGGTAATGGAGCGTTTAAGGAGAAGAACTACGAAAAAGCGGTAACATACTATAGTAAAGCACTCGAGCAACGAAAAGATTCGACCGTGTTATGGAATAATAGGGCTCTATCGTATATTCAGCTTGGATTATTCGAAAGAGCTTTAGCCGACTGCGAATGGGCGCTAAAAGTTAATAATACAAACTTGAAAGCCCTCTTAAATAGCGCAAAGTGTTATAAACAACTTGGAGACGAAATCAAATATAAAGAATACATTCAGTTAGCAAAAGAAAGAAATCCACACTTCAACAAATTTATTGAtg aatttgAAGAAAGTATGGACATGCGCGTTAATTATCAAGCCTGA
- the LOC100647941 gene encoding uncharacterized protein DDB_G0283697 isoform X2, producing MREKRWLLLALYGILLTNAVSAERKPTRPKFKIATTSTSTTTSSTTENSHVHENENEDTETITTVATETNATTGHVLTGIPQIDYIWDPNLPRELNGYNLSDYPFYNSIPEDIDFKCDGLHDGFYASVPHKCQVYHHCLFGTRYDFLCANFTAFDQKTFICHFVSEVDCANSKKYWHRNDALYKATTTSTTSTSTTTTVAPVTAAAGRQLPRDRDLPRRRRPFRRRPAYDYYDEEYYDDDYSRPRGYSRDDYDYDDRKYRRDRDRDFRDRDRDFRDREVPRSREGIPRDERDRDASTRDRYPPRSNRRDPTRARDPLEEDTRVRSRDPDQGSRSASRELDDAELDDRRTESRLRDTDDRRYSDKRYRDDYDDKEAGSPPSGATGNSDGLVKPAAPATSVYARPRTPPKIRRPVPLSEQDRYAYKATAQSTEEPRRRPVDVADDDYYEDELEDVRPVRRPLRRRPAYRERDRDFYDTIERDRGRPYRTRYRDDEDDLRSRKHSDRSRDRYYDRERDRGVERGRDRSLDRGKDRNTERPLDRDRGRMQDTDKPERPHRPQDKEREPDRSRTGSRSKDLQETTDSTRRGSSYDRTERTTTTTTTTTCLPEQLVHKAESISKEAANDRQAFTEKQAKSAQIQTTRTPIEDGESYRTNQQSDYQERDQDEKRDRGHYHTASLEEYSQDYYDEPEDPPAPPPRTTVRIVKRPFLPSRGGNPNPRGLSPVGVKATTSKKEEDRPTERTNVQERGKNYYVHEATQDNLGESNQEPKTQQEENENHDTYRNVQTESQHGYNDEYDTSIVRPAIRRPTERQREEEQQKTISDAFVRISKQEQRENEQNFGEGLAKWPSEEFSNQQSNEGNVQVSGSFRNKGRLTVTENSKVYASTFKNDEAEEQPTGPQSYRVKQRLNEVTHRLQDIPESEYDVTLNDALTPTLNQEANLPSGFVLPLHRQLGRDAVLQSSENNYKVSTNPVNQQQQKPFVSNSQFLPAVNNNDRLRTVYYRTPETIQIGGAQYRPQRGSWHDYTGY from the exons ATGCGGGAGAAAAGGTGGCTTCTGCTCGCTCTGTATG GAATTCTGTTGACCAACGCAGTTTCAGCCGAACGAAAGCCTACCAGGCCGAAATTCAAGATCGCGACAACTTCCACGTCGACGACCACTAGCAGCACCACCGAAAATAGCCACGTCCACGAGAATGAAAACGAAGATACAGAG ACGATCACGACGGTGGCTACCGAAACGAACGCGACGACTGGACACGTCCTCACAGGAATCCCGCAGATCGATTACATCTGGGACCCGAATCTGCCTCGTGAACTGAACGGCTACAATCTCAGCGATTATCCGTTTTACAACAGCATACCGGAGGACATCGACTTTAAATGCGATGGTCTTCACGATGGCTTTTACGCAAGCGTGCCTCACAAATGCCAG gTGTACCACCACTGCCTTTTCGGAACGAGATACGACTTCCTGTGCGCGAATTTCACGGCGTTCGATCAAAAAACCTTCATCTGTCACTTCGTCTCCGAAGTCGACTGCGCCAATTCGAAGAAATACTGGCACAGGAACGATGCCCTTTACAAGGCCACTACAACGTCCACAACATCGACGTCGACGACAACTACCGTGGCACCGGTAACAGCCGCCGCAGGACGTCAGCTACCGAGAGACAGGGATCttccaagaagaagaagacCCTTCAGGAGACGGCCAGCCTACGATTACTACGACGAAGAATATTACGACGACGATTATAGTCGTCCACGTGGCTACAGCAGAGACGACTACGACTACGACGACCGAAAGTACAGAAGAGACAGAGATCGTGACTTCAGAGATCGGGATCGTGACTTCCGAGACAGAGAAGTTCCAAGGTCTCGGGAAGGAATCCCCAGGGACGAGAGAGATCGTGACGCGAGCACCAGGGATCGGTATCCGCCTAGAAGCAACAGAAGAGACCCTACTAGGGCGAGAGATCCTCTCGAGGAAGATACGAGAGTCAGATCTAGAGATCCCGATCAAGGATCAAGGTCCGCGTCTAGAGAACTCGACGACGCGGAATTGGACGATCGACGAACCGAGTCGAGGCTCAGAGACACCGACGATCGTCGGTACTCCGATAAAAG GTATAGagacgattacgacgacaaAGAAGCTGGTTCTCCGCCTTCAGGTGCAACTGGAAACTCGGATGGCTTGGTAAAACCTGCAGCGCCTGCAACATCGGTCTATGCAAGACCGAGAACTCCTCCAAAAATTCGAAGACCCGTGCCGCTTTCCGAACAGGACAGATATGCCTACAAAGCTACAGCTCAATCAACCG AAGAACCTCGAAGAAGACCGGTGGACGTTGCAGACGATGACTATTACGAAGATGAGTTAGAGGATGTGAGGCCGGTTCGAAGACCGCTGAGAAGGAGACCAGCTTATAGAGAAAGGGATCGAGACTTCTATGATACCATAGAAAGGGATAGGGGCCGACCCTACAG aACTCGATATCGGGACGACGAAGACGACCTGCGATCAAGAAAACACTCGGATCGCTCGAGAGATCGCTACTACGATCGAGAAAGGGATCGAGGTGTAGAACGTGGAAGGGATCGATCCCTCGATCGTGGAAAGGATCGTAACACGGAGAGACCACTGGATCGTGATCGAGGAAGAATGCAAGACACGGACAAGCCAGAAAGACCACATCGACCTCAAGATAAAGAACGCGAGCCAGATCGTTCTAGGACGGGTTCAAGATCCAAGGATTTACAAGAAACTACAGACTCGACCAGAAGAGGTAGTAGTTACGATCGCACGGAAAGGACCACTACCACTACGACGACTACCACGTGTTTGCCCGAACAACTCGTTCACAAAGCAGAATCAATTTCGAAAGAAGCCGCAAACGATAGACAAGCTTTTACCGAAAAACAAGCCAAATCTGCGCAGATTCAAACAACGCGAACGCCGATCGAGGATGGAGAATCGTATCGGACGAATCAACAGTCGGATTACCAAGAACGAGATCAGGACGAAAAGCGTGATCGTGGCCATTATCATACCGCGTCGTTGGAGGAATACTCGCAAGATTATTACGACGAACCGGAAGATCCGCCCGCTCCACCACCGAGAACCACGGTTCGCATTGTTAAACGACCCTTCTTACCATCTAGAGGCGGGAACCCTAATCCAAGAGGCTTGTCTCCGGTTGGTGTGAAAGCTACCACGTCTAAGAAGGAAGAGGATAGACCGACTGAAAGGACAAACGTTCAGGAGAGAGGGAAAAATTATTACGTGCACGAGGCAACGCAGGACAATCTCGGGGAATCTAATCAAGAGCCTAAAACGCAacaagaggaaaacgaaaatcACGATACGTACAGGAATGTTCAAACCGAGAGTCAGCATGGATATAATGACGAATACGATACATCTATAGTGAGACCTGCGATTAGAAGACCGACTGAGAGACAAAGGGAAGAAGAACAACAAAAAACTATAAGCGATGCGTTTGTTAGGATATCCAAGCAGGAACAAAGAGAAAATGAACAGAACTTTGGAGAAGGACTAGCCAAATGGCCCAGCGAGGAATTTTCCAATCAGCAGAGTAACGAAGGAAACGTGCAGGTCTCAGGTTCGTTCCGTAACAAAGGCCGATTAACCGTGACGGAAAATTCAAAGGTTTACGCGTCTACCTTTAAAAACGACGAAGCTGAAGAGCAGCCAACAGGGCCTCAGAGTTACAGAGTGAAACAAAGGCTGAACGAGGTGACGCATCGTTTGCAGGATATCCCGGAAAGCGAGTACGACGTCACTTTGAACGACGCATTAACGCCTACGCTGAATCAGGAGGCAAACTTGCCCAGTGGATTCGTTTTACCTCTTCACCGACAACTAGGAAGAGACGCGGTTCTACAATCATCCGAGAATAATTACAAAGTTTCCACAAATCCTGTAAATCAACAGCAACAGAAACCATTCGTATCTAATTCTCAATTTTTGCCAGCAGTTAACAACAACGACAGACTAAGAACCGTATATTACAGAACGCCCGAAACGATTCAGATCGGTGGAGCGCAATATAGGCCGCAAAGAGGATCATGGCACGATTACACCGGCTACTGA
- the LOC100646522 gene encoding tetratricopeptide repeat protein 12 isoform X1, with amino-acid sequence MDQIVHHNKLGEKIAKGEQIMDNLMVDKHVTEEEFQNFMHRVTEVEKVVKKLASTDPEEQKHGQILADEILGKRLEKDICEDTELEIRINRTVINKRSVNENSTQEQMCRGEAFMKSVEKDAKERAENRKIRNERAETLKTIGNGAFKEKNYEKAVTYYSKALEQRKDSTVLWNNRALSYIQLGLFERALADCEWALKVNNTNLKALLNSAKCYKQLGDEIKYKEYIQLAKERNPHFNKFIDEFEESMDMRVNYQA; translated from the exons ATGGATCAGATAGTACATCATAATAAGCTCGGTGAAAAGATAGCAAAAGGTGAACAAATTATGGACAACTTAATGGTAGATAAACATGTAACTGAGGAAGAATTTCAGAACTTTATGCATCGCGTTACCGAAGTCG aaaaagtTGTGAAAAAGTTGGCGTCTACCGATCCTGAAGAACAGAAGCACGGACAAATATTGGCCGATGAAATTTTGGGAAAACGGTTGGAAAAAGATATATGCGAGGATACCGAGTTAGAAATAAGAATTAATCGTACAGTGATTAACAAACGTTCGGTCAATGAAAATTCAACACAGGAACAAATGTGTAGAGGTG AAGCGTTTATGAAAAGCGTGGAGAAAGATGCGAAAGAAAGAGCAGAGAACCGGAAAATTAGAAACGAACGAGCGGAAACGTTGAAAACAATCGGTAATGGAGCGTTTAAGGAGAAGAACTACGAAAAAGCGGTAACATACTATAGTAAAGCACTCGAGCAACGAAAAGATTCGACCGTGTTATGGAATAATAGGGCTCTATCGTATATTCAGCTTGGATTATTCGAAAGAGCTTTAGCCGACTGCGAATGGGCGCTAAAAGTTAATAATACAAACTTGAAAGCCCTCTTAAATAGCGCAAAGTGTTATAAACAACTTGGAGACGAAATCAAATATAAAGAATACATTCAGTTAGCAAAAGAAAGAAATCCACACTTCAACAAATTTATTGAtg aatttgAAGAAAGTATGGACATGCGCGTTAATTATCAAGCCTGA
- the LOC100647941 gene encoding uncharacterized protein DDB_G0283697 isoform X1: MLYTTRYRTLAIHDHLRVNFYSANMREKRWLLLALYGILLTNAVSAERKPTRPKFKIATTSTSTTTSSTTENSHVHENENEDTETITTVATETNATTGHVLTGIPQIDYIWDPNLPRELNGYNLSDYPFYNSIPEDIDFKCDGLHDGFYASVPHKCQVYHHCLFGTRYDFLCANFTAFDQKTFICHFVSEVDCANSKKYWHRNDALYKATTTSTTSTSTTTTVAPVTAAAGRQLPRDRDLPRRRRPFRRRPAYDYYDEEYYDDDYSRPRGYSRDDYDYDDRKYRRDRDRDFRDRDRDFRDREVPRSREGIPRDERDRDASTRDRYPPRSNRRDPTRARDPLEEDTRVRSRDPDQGSRSASRELDDAELDDRRTESRLRDTDDRRYSDKRYRDDYDDKEAGSPPSGATGNSDGLVKPAAPATSVYARPRTPPKIRRPVPLSEQDRYAYKATAQSTEEPRRRPVDVADDDYYEDELEDVRPVRRPLRRRPAYRERDRDFYDTIERDRGRPYRTRYRDDEDDLRSRKHSDRSRDRYYDRERDRGVERGRDRSLDRGKDRNTERPLDRDRGRMQDTDKPERPHRPQDKEREPDRSRTGSRSKDLQETTDSTRRGSSYDRTERTTTTTTTTTCLPEQLVHKAESISKEAANDRQAFTEKQAKSAQIQTTRTPIEDGESYRTNQQSDYQERDQDEKRDRGHYHTASLEEYSQDYYDEPEDPPAPPPRTTVRIVKRPFLPSRGGNPNPRGLSPVGVKATTSKKEEDRPTERTNVQERGKNYYVHEATQDNLGESNQEPKTQQEENENHDTYRNVQTESQHGYNDEYDTSIVRPAIRRPTERQREEEQQKTISDAFVRISKQEQRENEQNFGEGLAKWPSEEFSNQQSNEGNVQVSGSFRNKGRLTVTENSKVYASTFKNDEAEEQPTGPQSYRVKQRLNEVTHRLQDIPESEYDVTLNDALTPTLNQEANLPSGFVLPLHRQLGRDAVLQSSENNYKVSTNPVNQQQQKPFVSNSQFLPAVNNNDRLRTVYYRTPETIQIGGAQYRPQRGSWHDYTGY, translated from the exons ATGCTTTATACAACTCGATATCGAACTTTGGCAATCCACGACCACCTCCGTGTCAATTTTTA TAGCGCCAACATGCGGGAGAAAAGGTGGCTTCTGCTCGCTCTGTATG GAATTCTGTTGACCAACGCAGTTTCAGCCGAACGAAAGCCTACCAGGCCGAAATTCAAGATCGCGACAACTTCCACGTCGACGACCACTAGCAGCACCACCGAAAATAGCCACGTCCACGAGAATGAAAACGAAGATACAGAG ACGATCACGACGGTGGCTACCGAAACGAACGCGACGACTGGACACGTCCTCACAGGAATCCCGCAGATCGATTACATCTGGGACCCGAATCTGCCTCGTGAACTGAACGGCTACAATCTCAGCGATTATCCGTTTTACAACAGCATACCGGAGGACATCGACTTTAAATGCGATGGTCTTCACGATGGCTTTTACGCAAGCGTGCCTCACAAATGCCAG gTGTACCACCACTGCCTTTTCGGAACGAGATACGACTTCCTGTGCGCGAATTTCACGGCGTTCGATCAAAAAACCTTCATCTGTCACTTCGTCTCCGAAGTCGACTGCGCCAATTCGAAGAAATACTGGCACAGGAACGATGCCCTTTACAAGGCCACTACAACGTCCACAACATCGACGTCGACGACAACTACCGTGGCACCGGTAACAGCCGCCGCAGGACGTCAGCTACCGAGAGACAGGGATCttccaagaagaagaagacCCTTCAGGAGACGGCCAGCCTACGATTACTACGACGAAGAATATTACGACGACGATTATAGTCGTCCACGTGGCTACAGCAGAGACGACTACGACTACGACGACCGAAAGTACAGAAGAGACAGAGATCGTGACTTCAGAGATCGGGATCGTGACTTCCGAGACAGAGAAGTTCCAAGGTCTCGGGAAGGAATCCCCAGGGACGAGAGAGATCGTGACGCGAGCACCAGGGATCGGTATCCGCCTAGAAGCAACAGAAGAGACCCTACTAGGGCGAGAGATCCTCTCGAGGAAGATACGAGAGTCAGATCTAGAGATCCCGATCAAGGATCAAGGTCCGCGTCTAGAGAACTCGACGACGCGGAATTGGACGATCGACGAACCGAGTCGAGGCTCAGAGACACCGACGATCGTCGGTACTCCGATAAAAG GTATAGagacgattacgacgacaaAGAAGCTGGTTCTCCGCCTTCAGGTGCAACTGGAAACTCGGATGGCTTGGTAAAACCTGCAGCGCCTGCAACATCGGTCTATGCAAGACCGAGAACTCCTCCAAAAATTCGAAGACCCGTGCCGCTTTCCGAACAGGACAGATATGCCTACAAAGCTACAGCTCAATCAACCG AAGAACCTCGAAGAAGACCGGTGGACGTTGCAGACGATGACTATTACGAAGATGAGTTAGAGGATGTGAGGCCGGTTCGAAGACCGCTGAGAAGGAGACCAGCTTATAGAGAAAGGGATCGAGACTTCTATGATACCATAGAAAGGGATAGGGGCCGACCCTACAG aACTCGATATCGGGACGACGAAGACGACCTGCGATCAAGAAAACACTCGGATCGCTCGAGAGATCGCTACTACGATCGAGAAAGGGATCGAGGTGTAGAACGTGGAAGGGATCGATCCCTCGATCGTGGAAAGGATCGTAACACGGAGAGACCACTGGATCGTGATCGAGGAAGAATGCAAGACACGGACAAGCCAGAAAGACCACATCGACCTCAAGATAAAGAACGCGAGCCAGATCGTTCTAGGACGGGTTCAAGATCCAAGGATTTACAAGAAACTACAGACTCGACCAGAAGAGGTAGTAGTTACGATCGCACGGAAAGGACCACTACCACTACGACGACTACCACGTGTTTGCCCGAACAACTCGTTCACAAAGCAGAATCAATTTCGAAAGAAGCCGCAAACGATAGACAAGCTTTTACCGAAAAACAAGCCAAATCTGCGCAGATTCAAACAACGCGAACGCCGATCGAGGATGGAGAATCGTATCGGACGAATCAACAGTCGGATTACCAAGAACGAGATCAGGACGAAAAGCGTGATCGTGGCCATTATCATACCGCGTCGTTGGAGGAATACTCGCAAGATTATTACGACGAACCGGAAGATCCGCCCGCTCCACCACCGAGAACCACGGTTCGCATTGTTAAACGACCCTTCTTACCATCTAGAGGCGGGAACCCTAATCCAAGAGGCTTGTCTCCGGTTGGTGTGAAAGCTACCACGTCTAAGAAGGAAGAGGATAGACCGACTGAAAGGACAAACGTTCAGGAGAGAGGGAAAAATTATTACGTGCACGAGGCAACGCAGGACAATCTCGGGGAATCTAATCAAGAGCCTAAAACGCAacaagaggaaaacgaaaatcACGATACGTACAGGAATGTTCAAACCGAGAGTCAGCATGGATATAATGACGAATACGATACATCTATAGTGAGACCTGCGATTAGAAGACCGACTGAGAGACAAAGGGAAGAAGAACAACAAAAAACTATAAGCGATGCGTTTGTTAGGATATCCAAGCAGGAACAAAGAGAAAATGAACAGAACTTTGGAGAAGGACTAGCCAAATGGCCCAGCGAGGAATTTTCCAATCAGCAGAGTAACGAAGGAAACGTGCAGGTCTCAGGTTCGTTCCGTAACAAAGGCCGATTAACCGTGACGGAAAATTCAAAGGTTTACGCGTCTACCTTTAAAAACGACGAAGCTGAAGAGCAGCCAACAGGGCCTCAGAGTTACAGAGTGAAACAAAGGCTGAACGAGGTGACGCATCGTTTGCAGGATATCCCGGAAAGCGAGTACGACGTCACTTTGAACGACGCATTAACGCCTACGCTGAATCAGGAGGCAAACTTGCCCAGTGGATTCGTTTTACCTCTTCACCGACAACTAGGAAGAGACGCGGTTCTACAATCATCCGAGAATAATTACAAAGTTTCCACAAATCCTGTAAATCAACAGCAACAGAAACCATTCGTATCTAATTCTCAATTTTTGCCAGCAGTTAACAACAACGACAGACTAAGAACCGTATATTACAGAACGCCCGAAACGATTCAGATCGGTGGAGCGCAATATAGGCCGCAAAGAGGATCATGGCACGATTACACCGGCTACTGA
- the LOC100648961 gene encoding uncharacterized protein LOC100648961 translates to MRNIRGNVFCYLIVALLFLAPSSYADVSAENATTSQFQRCDINKATDQCGENERCFKNSENEEAQCRCVRGFEADGGQCVQVTTFRNVIIDQSTIEVHSGGSSIAAGLFILTFLIVMSVLLYFVEKRYKWLQRVRQLRSNHYGNVLVTRDDDDDDDSPIA, encoded by the exons aTGCGAAACATTCGAGGCAATGTTTTCTGCTATCTCATCGTGGCACTGCTTTTTCTAGCGCCATCCAGTTACGCAG ATGTTTCAGCCGAAAATGCGACGACAAGCCAATTTCAACGATGCGACATCAACAAAGCGACGGATCAGTGTGGCGAAAACGAAAGATGCTTTAAAAATTCGGAGAACGAAGAAGCACAATGCAGATGCGTGAGAGGTTTCGAAGCGGACGGAGGCCAGTGTGTCCAGGTTACTACATTTCGCAACGTAATTATCGATCAGTCAACGATCGAAGTCCACTCaggag gtAGTTCCATAGCTGCTGGCTTGTTTATACTGACTTTCCTCATAGTAATGAGCGTGTTACTGTATTTCGTGGAGAAGCGATATAAGTGGTTGCAACGAGTTCGACAGCTTCGTTCAAATCATTACGGCAATGTGCTAGTCACaagagacgacgacgacgatgacgattcACCGATAGCGTAA